A window of Hordeum vulgare subsp. vulgare chromosome 5H, MorexV3_pseudomolecules_assembly, whole genome shotgun sequence genomic DNA:
CGTGCGATTGCACCTGGTCAATACATCGTGCAATTCCATCATCATACAAAAACTTCCCAGCTACGATCCACATCAAAGTTGACCCAATACCTTCACCACAGTCCCTGCTCCTGCATATGAACGTTCCCCTATAATCTTCTATGGACTCGTCTTGCAGGTTTGCCTAACTTAGTCAACTGAGGACATGGGTGGTGGGTAGGATGAAAAAAATGTTTGATTCTGATAGCTCCGCGATCCGATATGACATATAGATCAGGAGAACTGGTGTCTACTGCACCAACATCTCACTCATATTCTCACTGCCTTCCCTTTCCTCACCCGTATCTTCTGAATTTGATTCAACTTCCTCTTCACCCGTTACACGTGCGTTGTCACAATCTCTCTCATCCTcaacatgatatgtgccaccgttATCTTTCGTATCGTCATGCTCCGTTGCATCCTCACCTACGACGTCCAACGTGTATAACCATTAGTAAAACCCTCTTCATCAAATGATATTGCAAGTCATCTTTCATTTGAACCATTCTTGTGTTGTCACATCTACATCGTGGACAACACATCTTTCGTCAGCAATTGACCTCCATGCGTTGGAGGGCGACTTGAAGAAACACTTCCAACTCCTCAACGACATCATTGGTCTCCCTATTCTCATACATCCATCTTCGATCCATCTATACCAAAAACATGTATTATTAGCACTTCCATATGTACGATGATGCTTCATTTATATTGACAAAAGTAACAATGGCTACATAACCGACCTTGGACACACATGTAATTTGTGTTCCCGATATAATGCATTGATCAAATTAACGCTCAAGGGTGGATCAAGAGGCTTCGAAGAAGCCGTTCGGTTTTATAGTTGCTTTCTAAAAGATTTTGTTTTTTTACAATGGAAATACCTAAAAGTTTTGTTTCTGTTATCATTTTGAAGACTATATGTTTTGGTCTCGCACGAGAGAAAGGGAGGGAGCGAGAGATGGCAAAAATCTTCACTGATTGGATTGTTTTTGTTATTGAAAAATGATTTCTCGTCGTCAAATGATAGTGGATGATTGATCATACATACGCCTTTGTTGAAATTTGTAGGCGCATCTATAGAGTTGTTGGGAGGATCCATGTGCGAGATGTGGGGGTTGTTGGTCTCcatttgcaatagcaatagcagTACCAGTAGCACCTACCCAATCGCCGATATGCAGGAGGAAATAGAATCGTTGAACAATGACTTGGGGTTTTAGTTCAGTGCACAGCTGGAGTAATATTTCCGTGAGCACAACCGGGGACCGACATTTATGCTTTTTTTTATTGTTGAGAAGAATCATGCTTAATTTAACTGTGAGTGCAGGTGGACCGACATGCTGTTGTTGCAATATTCCAACCGATGTTTCTAGACCATATTTTTCTCGAGAACATTGGACAACTGATCCCAGTGTCTTTCCGAACATGTTACAAAATGTCTTCGGTTTCAGTTCCGAACATGTTACAAAATGTCTTCGGTTTCAGTACAGTGCTCGCGCTCACGTTTACCTCTGGAGTTTCAGACATATTCTctccatttttaaatataagtcttttaaaaaaaTTCACTATAAACTATATGCTCAACAGAAACTGGGAAACAAATTTTATTATTTCAGTCCATGTTCGTCGTTTTAACCGAATTAAAGGAACTCTTGAGATAAGAAAAAAAGTGAAAGAAAAAGCAGGGAAATGCAAAGATCGGGAACAAGGACTCTCAAGGATGGTTCAAATCTTCAATCCTCTGGATGGATGCAGCATCTGAGCTTGGAGCATCAGTTGTCCTTGGTTGGGTAGGAGGCCATCTTGTTGATGCCGCAGAGGCCCTCGCCGTTGCTGGTGCCCCTCTTCATCCTGATGTAACCCTTCTCGCCCCACTGGGCGCCCCACGAGTTCCTCACGATGATGTAGTCGTGGCCCTTCCCCTTGTCCGACCCGTACCCGACCGCCGCCACGCCGTGATCTAGCTGCGCGCCGCATGGACCGTCGAAAACTCCCTGCAACAACCAAGAAATGGTGTCATATCGCAGCTTCTTTCCAAAAGAAATGGTGTTTTCTTTTCCGTTGCTAGAATAGAAAGACGATATGCATGCTTACCCCGCTGTAGAACTGGAAGTGCCTGCCGGAGGCCTCGATGGCCACGGACACGGGCTGGTGGGCGAGAGCCTTGATCAGCGCCTGCTCGTCATTGGCCGGCACATCCTCGTAGCCGCTGATCGTCACCGCCTCCGACTCGGCCTTCTTGCCGTCGCCGCAGCTGCCTTCCTCCATGAGGTAGGGGTACGCCTCCTCGGTGTGCAGCCCGCCACTGGACGCGATGTAGGAGAAGGCGTAGTCCATCAAGCCGCCATTGCAGCCGCTGTTGCCATCGACGCTGCAGTCGATGAGCTCCTGCTCCGACAGCGCGGTCAGGTTGCCTGTCACGATGGCGTTGATCCCTtccaccgccgccaccgtcgAGAAGGCCCAACAGCTGCCGCACTGCCCCTGGTTCTTCACCTCTGTCACCGCGCCCTTCTTCCTCCAGTCCACAGACTTGGGCAGGTCGCTGGCGCTCACGTCCTCGTACCTGAAGCTCCGGCTGCTGCCCCGGCGAGCCGGAGCGGCATCGAGGCCGAGGTAGGCGGCCTTGAACTCGTCATGGGTGAGGTCGGCAAACTCGTTGAGGCCGAGCCAGTAGCTGGTCACTTCCCGGTTGATCTTGTCGATGTGCTTCAGGTTGTCCTTGAACACCTCGAACCTGTGCAGCTTCTCCTCGAAGCTCGCGTACGCCTTCTGGTGTTTGGCCAGCCACTTCTCAAACAGCTCGACGAGTCTTTCGTTGGACGACAGGTCCTCCTCCGAGTAGCCAACAATGGAGAAGTCACTGTTGCGGGCCACACACGCGCCGACGCAGAGGAGGAGAAGAGCACCCGAAAGCTTCATCAGATGCTGAGGAGAAGCCATGCTTGATGCCAGGAATGCAAGTGTTGGCGGTCAGTTAGTTGCAGGATGGAGGACAGGATGCATGTATTTGTAGTCTCAATTTGGGCATGCCATTGAATTGCTTCAAAGCAAAGTCAAATGGAGAGAAGATAAGATGCACCATTGAGTGTTTTTTCTGGATCATGCCAAGGCTTTAAGCTTTGATCTCTGACGGCGAGACTTGGCTTCCAAGCATGTATGCTAGGTTCAGAGTGAGCATCTCTTTCTGTTTGTGGTGCCTGCAAGAAAGTTCAGACGAAATCTTAGTGCCTCTGGACCTCACTGAAAGCAAAATCTTAGTGCATATACCTAAAGAAGAAGAAGGTACATACAACCTGATGGGTGAACTATCAGTGTCAAGAGGTTGTCATGAGTCTTTTCCAGGGAAATGCTTCTTGTCACAGCAAGCTGAAAATAGTGAAGTACAATGTTTTCTACTATATGTGTTCACCGAGAAAATTGGCTATTTGCCATTTTCGATATGGGGCTTCGTAAAATTGCCACTTTTAACATTGAATTCGTAAAAATGCCACCCAACTCGTGTGCATTTTGATTAAGAAGCCATTTCGCCTTTTTTcattgattttatttttcttttccattttctgACACCTGAAAGAACCAAAGTATCCCTGGTGATATCTACTGCTATCTTCACGTATTTAGCATCATATAAGAGCGCTTAAAGCGGATGAGTTCGTGCTTGCCGCATCCCTGATCGCCTGCACGTCTTGCTTCAATCGCTGGACACCGCCGACCGCCACTGTTGCTAACCCACGCCTCCACACACCATCATGGCTCGCCATCTTAGCTGGAGCATGCCCATGTGAGGTACCACCGGTCGCCGCAGTTGCTAGCCCACGCCTGCGCGCAGCATCGCGGCTCGCCGCCCTAGCTTGACCATGCCTGTGTGAGCAACCGCTGCTCGCCCTTGTCGAGCTGATGCCTGCACCCTGCAGCTCGTCGGCGGTGCTCGCCCTTGTCGCGTTCATGCTTGCAGCTTGCCGTCGGTGCTAGTCCACGTTTGCACGGGCCGGTGCAACCTGGCAGATGCCTGTGCGCGAGCCACCGCCTCTCGCCGCTGCTGCTCGTCCACACCTATATGCGCGCCAGCGCAGCTTGCCCTTTTGGCGTGTTGGCGGCAGCAGTTGCAGGAGGAGACGGATGCGTGCGTGCAAGTTGTGAAGACAGATAATGCAAGCAATCTGACGACAAGGATGTGCTAGCCACCAGCAATCCATCCAAACCAGGCCACAAACACATCGAGTAAGGCTGTAAGATCTAAGGGCATTTTGGTCCTTTCAGCTGCcagaaaatggaaaagaaaagaaaaataaataggaaaagGAAGAATGGCATGTTAATCAAGGTGCCCACGAGCTGGGTGGCATTTTTCCGAAGCCAATGTTGACAGTGGCAGTTTTGCGAAGCCCGGTTTTGAAAATGGCAAATAACCGATTTTCTCTGCGTTCACCAGATTGTTTCAGAAAAGTACCGTGGTCGTGTGTGCCTTTCCTTAAAAAAACATGTACCTTTTGAAAGAAAGTAAGGAAATGTTATCTCTTGGTGATTACACTTgctacttggagtaaaagaggggCATCATGCTCATCATACTCTGTCATGTGCATACAGTGACATCATTTCGTGACATATACTTATTTCTCTTTTTAGACCACAGAAAAGCCAAAGCAAGCTAATGCATGTAAGTTTTTTTTTGTTGGTTGCTTTTAGCTTTGCAGGAACATTTTTCTTTCATGCACAATGCTGTACTATAAACATTCAGGAAAA
This region includes:
- the LOC123396579 gene encoding cysteine protease XCP1-like — protein: MASPQHLMKLSGALLLLCVGACVARNSDFSIVGYSEEDLSSNERLVELFEKWLAKHQKAYASFEEKLHRFEVFKDNLKHIDKINREVTSYWLGLNEFADLTHDEFKAAYLGLDAAPARRGSSRSFRYEDVSASDLPKSVDWRKKGAVTEVKNQGQCGSCWAFSTVAAVEGINAIVTGNLTALSEQELIDCSVDGNSGCNGGLMDYAFSYIASSGGLHTEEAYPYLMEEGSCGDGKKAESEAVTISGYEDVPANDEQALIKALAHQPVSVAIEASGRHFQFYSGGVFDGPCGAQLDHGVAAVGYGSDKGKGHDYIIVRNSWGAQWGEKGYIRMKRGTSNGEGLCGINKMASYPTKDN